The Xenopus laevis strain J_2021 chromosome 4L, Xenopus_laevis_v10.1, whole genome shotgun sequence genomic sequence agaaacattggggtaacagtcatcctgctatagttccaggggtacccagggtacaaataagcactcaccccaaatctccccctaactgaccttcagactgggcccccttagctcataacaaggttacagatatatagaaacattggggtgtcaccctgctatagttccaggggtacccagggtacaaataaacactcaccccaaatctcccgctaactgaccttcagactgggcccccttagctcataacaaggttacagatatatagaaacattggggtgtcaccctgctagagttccaggggtacacagggcacaagtaaacactcaccccaaatctcctgtaactggccttcagtctgggcccccttagctcactaGCCGGTGCCATTTGATATATGAGTAAAGGTCAGCCAGGCAGCTGGAAGTTATTCTTACACAGGAGTTGAGGCTGTAGCCAGTTGGCCAGATTCTTGGATCATATTTAATGACAATAACGAGGTCCTGACTCTAATATAATGAGTAAGAAACAGGGCACAGAAGGGAACATGGGTATATGACAGGTTAGAGCCTATGAACTTGTTCCTCAGATGGTAACTTGTGAACTCACACCCAACCCAATGGCAGTCGCTCTTCCCCCCCTCACTTCCCACTACGAGGAGCTTTCAAACTTTTCCACTCTCTCATTCCCTGTTCCTCCTTTCATTAGTTCCCTGCATTAGATACTTGCTCCTTTTATTAAACAAGTGATCCTCTCATTGGTCCGATCCAGCTTTAAGactcaggaaggatttttcctgTTTGAGCAAATGGGAGGCAGGACTGTGTAGGGCCACATATAGGGCCACTGCTGAACTTGACTGCAATGGATCAGCTAATAGGTAATAGATTATTATGTATCCGCAGGAGGGGCCGGGGTTATCAGGGATCTGCTGGAAAAGCTCAGGGAGGGGCAGGTCTCAGTGTGTTTGGGTGAGAAAATGCGTCAGGCCAATGTTTCCAATACACTCACTTTACTATCAGTGATGTTCCCACCATTTAACTCCCACTCCCCTTCCTGTGATTGTCACGTCAGACCCCCCCATCCCGCTCAGATTAGAGACACATTTCTGAAGGGGACGCTGACTGCAGGGGGGTTACTTGTACACTCCCAAAAACAACAATATTTACACAGAGGCAGTGCATTCAGAACTCTAATAAAGCATTTGGACTATTGAAGCAACTGAATATACTGGCCATGTATGAGGATGGCTTTTCTTCTCTAGCTGCAGGTCAGATCATAGGGGGGGGTGACTGGAAGGTTCCGTCATATTAAACTAACACTTTTACAGAGGAGCACTGTGCAGACATTTCCACCATTTTGGGCGTTTAATTCTATAGCAGCCGTCACATTTGTGGCAGTTTTAAGCTGCACACAATGGAATATTACTGAATGTTGGATCACTTCAGCAGCAGTTTGGCTGAGATGTCAGGCCAATGTTTCCAATAAACTCGCTTTATTATCACTGCTGTTCCCACCATTCAGCTCCCCCTCTCCTTCCTGTGATTGTCACGTGGAGAAAGGACAAGATTtatatagaatacacaaaagctaGCAATATctagtaaatgatatccttataaacagtgagttctgatgtcatcagttataaacggtgagttctgatgtcatcagttataaacggtgactagtgatgtcatttccgtcacatgactcactaaaatgtgtgtattataataaataaagtacccccagttgtaaaatatgaggatattagaagttacctcggagttccatgacctgtataactcggccttcggcctcgtacttttatatggtcatgaaactcctcggtaacttataatatccttatattttacaagagggggtactttattcactatataatacacaaaagctagcAATATCTAGTAAATgacatccttataaacagtgagttctgatgtcatcagttataaacggtgactagtgatgtcatttctgtcacatgactcagtaaACCGtgtgtatattaataaataaagtaccccggttgcataaatataagtatattagaagttacctcggagttccatgatatAAAaacagccttcggcctcgtacttttatatggtcatgaaactcctctgtgacttataatatccttatattttacaagagggggtactttattcactatatatattccagttttgttctttaatatgccacgtaatatgatataaactggtGATTAAGTCATCATTTTGGGGTAAAATTTTTGCTTTAATAACTCACTCATACTAAAGgcaacaataaaaacattatgtGGAGCAGTGAAGCAACAGGACAGTCCCAGCAGTACCTTGTGTATCAGACGTCTCCTCAATCATAACAACAAGCAGTCTCTTCTTATCAGTAGATCATTCAGTTAAAATCCTCCTCATATTCTCCCTGTGCACTAATCACTCACTGCTGGGAATCCTGTGTGTCAGTTCTGAGGAGAATCTCTCtgccattagtcacatggttggagaaggggattatgggataggaggtctggctgctgaggagaatctctctgtcattagtcacatggttggagaaggGGATTATGGGATAGGAGGTCTGACTGCTGAGGGGAATCTCTCtgccattagtcacatggttggagaaggGGATTATGGGATATGAGACCTGACTGCTGAGGAGAATCTCTCtgccattagtcacatggttggagaaggGGATTATGGGATAGGAGGTCTGACTGCTGAGGGGAATCTCTCtgccattagtcacatggttggagaaggggattatgggataggaggtctggctgctgaggagaatctctctgccattagtcacatggttggagaaggGGATTATGGGATAGGAGGTCTGGCTGCTGAGGGGAATCTCTCTGACCATTGGTCACATGGTTGGAAAAGGGGATTATGGGATATGAGACCTGACTGCTGAGGGGAATCTCTCtgccattagtcacatggttggagaaggGGATTATGGGATAGGAGGTCTGACTGCTGAGGGGAATCTCTCtgccattagtcacatggttggagaaggggattatgggataggaggtctggctgctgaggagaatctctgtgccattagtcacatggttggagaaggGGATTATGGGATAGGAGGTCTGACTGCTGAGGGGAATCTCTCtgccattagtcacatggttggagaaggAGATTATGGGATAGGAGGTCTGACTGCTGAGGGAATCTCTCtgccattagtcacatggttggagaaggAGATTATGGGATAGGAGGTCTGGCTGCTGAGGAGAATCTCTCTGACCATTGGTCACATGGTTGGAAAAGGGGATTATGGGATATGAGGCCTGACTGCTGAGGAGAATCTCTCTGCCATTAGTCACATGATTGGAGAAGGGGATTATGGGATAGGAGGCCTGACTGCTGAGGAGAATCTCTCTGCCATTAGTCACATGATTGGAGAAGGGGATTATGGGATAGGAGGCCTGACTGCTGAGGGGAATCTCTCtgccattagtcacatggttggagaaggGGATTATGGGATAGGAGGTCTTGACTGCTGAGGAGAATCTCTCTGCCATTGGTCACATGGTtggaaaaactgaaaatcatatcatacttaccgagattttcgtttcctggactgaaacatggcagtgggcacatagGGTTAATCCCCCTGCTGGAAGGCAGGTACAGGAAGTGATGCAATAAAAGGGACTCCCCTTCGCCTTGGCGCCCATTCTTTCTGACTGAGTGAAAATACCCTTGGGAGGGAagcccctgcccactgccatgtttcagtccaggaaacgaaaatctcggtaagtatgatatgattttcagttttcctgttccttcaacatggcagtgggcacatagGGATTTAACAAGCTTAACATAGGGAGGGAATAAGGAATAGAAACACCCCCATAAGTTAACAGAGCTTATTTATTTGCTAGAAGTTGCTGCTGCTAGGACCGAATGTCCAAATCCGGCTAGGCTTTTGGAATAAGTGTCAAACCTATAGTGTTTGGAAAAGGTACAAAGAGAAGACCATGTGGCTGCTTTGCAGATGTCTTCTGCGGATACCTGGGCTCGGAGTGCCCATGAAGCTGCTATCCCTCTAGTAGAGTGTGCTTTAGTTACTGGTTCAGGTGCTGCCTGTGATGAGTAGGCCATCTGGATACATTGTTTTATCCACCCCGCAATCGTGCTTTTCGAGGCTCTGTTTCCAGCTCCTTTGCCATTGGTTGTGACCAGTAGGTATTCTGTTTTCCTGAAGTCTGCCACCCTGTTGAGGTAAGTCTTGAGACATCTGACTATGTCTAAGGTGTGTAGCTTTTCTTCATGTTCATTCCTAGGTTCAGGGTGAAATGATGGCAATACCAAGTCCTGGCATTGGTGGAATTTGGATGTAATTTTAGGCAAGAACCCATCTGCTGTCTTCAATACCACTTTGTCTGCAAAGAAAGTCATTTTTGAAGTTTTGATGGATAGTGCATGTAACTCACTTACACGCCTTGCTGTTGTTATGGCCAGTAAAAATACTGTTTTTAGACATAGAACCTTTAGGGGAACATTTTCTAGAGGCTCAAAAGGTTTATCCATTAGTGCATTCAGGACCAAGGATAAGTCCCAGGGAGGAACTTCTGATCTGATAATGGGCTTAAGCTTCTTTATGCCTAAAAGAAACTTTTTGACCAATTGATTGGATGCCCATTGCATGTTTGTGTAAGAGGAAATTGCCGTTATTTGCCCTTTTAGTGTGGAAAGGCATAATCCTCTATCAACTCCTGATTGTAAAAACTCTAGTAAGGTGATTTCTGAAGTCGTCACcggatcaagttttttctcattaCACCATTGTGTGAATGTATCCCATGTTTTAGCGTACTTGATGTGTGTTGAGTTCTTTTTGGATGCTAACACCGTGGTGATTGTGGAGTCGGATAGTCCTAGCTGGCTTAGCCTGTTCCTTTCAATCTCCAGGCTGTTAGTGCCCAGCTGTCTGGGTCTGGGTGTAGTACTGTCCCCTGGTGTAGGATTGATGGTAGAGTCGGGAGGTGAAATGGCTCCTCTTGTTTCAGTTGCATTAACATCGGGAACCAGGCTCTCCTGGGCCACCAAGGGGTCACGATCACTACGTTCGCTTTGTCCGATCTGATTTTCTGTATAACCTTCGAGATGACTGCCAGCGGTGGAAAGATGTAGGCTGTTCGGAATTTCCATGGAAATGAGAACGCATCCCAGTATGTTGTTCGACTGTCTTTCTTCCAAGAACAGTATGTCTGGATTTTCTTGTTCTGAGCAGTTGCCATGAGGTCTATTGAAAATGGCCCCCACTTGTGGGATATCATTTCGAAGATCTCCTGGTTGAGTTCCCATTCCCCTATCGCTGGGAATTTTCTGCTTAGATGATCTGCTAGCGAGTTTTGGGCTCCTGGGATGTATGTTGCTGATATGTCTTTCAGGTTCTTTTCTGCCCAAGCAAATATAGTTATGGTCGTGTTCAATAAAGCTTGACATTTTGTTCCTCCTTGTTTGTTGATGTAATTGACTGTCGTGAGGTTGTCGGATCTTATTTGGACCTCTTTCCCTTGAATGAGTTTCTGAAATTTTGGCAGACTCCATAGTACTGCATTCAGCTCCCTCCAGTTGGAGCTTCTTTTGCTTTCTTCCCAGGACCAAGTGTTCTGACATGTCAAGTTCTGACAATGCGCTCCCCATCCCAACCTGCTGGCATCCGTGGTGATGGTTACCCAAGCTCTGGGTTTTAAAGATATCGGGTTCTTTAAGTTCTGTTCCTTCAGCCACCAGGCTAGGGATTGTATCGTGCTCCTCGATAGAGTGATTTGTTGTGACTCTGAGTGATTCTTGTTCCATTGAATCAGGAATTCTCTTTGCAGTGTTCTCATATGTATTCTGCTCCATTTGACCGAGTTTATAGTGGAGCTGAATTTCCCCAGTATTTTTTGACAAGTTTTTGCTGAAGGATTGGGGTTTGAGTGAAGTCGTCTTACTTGGTCCTGTATGTCTGGTATTTTTTCCTGAGGTAGGCTTAGATGTCCCTCTTTTGTGTTGATCATGGTTCCTAGAAAAAGGATTTTACTTACTGTCTTGTAGCTTGTTTGTTAGTCCCATAATCACTCTCCTCCAATGCTTACCCTCTGGAGCTTGAATGTGATCGTCTGTTGCTCATTACAGACAGCCTGTAAATATACACGCAAAACAGGTTACTTTGTTTAATCACCTGTGCTCCTAGCGTTAAGTTACTCCCATAGGCAACTACTTACACCTGGGAACAGTCATACAGTGTTCTACTGATTTAATGTAGTAGCTGAGGggatttaaataaagtttttttttttttttcttcttttggcgCCATCCTGCCCCTTAAGCTTACCCGGAAGTTGCGCCTGCGCATTCGCGCCTCAGGATGGAGTAATGGGCGCTTCAGcgtcttattgcgcatgcgccgctacGCGAGCGGCATTGCGCCTTATTGCGCTGGCGGCAACGGTTGGCCGTGAGCCCGCCGGCTCGTCCTGTGCTCACATAAGATGAGGATATCTCGGCTCAGGATCATCAACAGAGGGAGAGGAGCTCTGTTAACTGAGAGGGTATTTTTCCtgacaggaagaaaaagaatgggcgccaaGGCGAAGGGGAGTCCCTTTTATTGCATCACTTCCTGTACCTTCCTTCCAGCAGGGGGATTAACCctatgtgcccactgccatgttgaAGGAACAGGAAAGGGGATTATGGGATAGGAGGTCTGACTGCTGAGGGGAATCTCTCtgccattagtcacatggttggagaaggGGATTATGGGATAGGAGGTCTGACTGCTGAGGAGAATCTCTCTGCCATTGGTCACATGGTTGGAAAAGGGGATTATGGGATATGAGGCCTGACTGCTGAGGAGAATCTCTCtgccattagtcacatggttgAAGGGGATTATGGGATAGTAGGTCTGGCTGCTGAGGGAAATCTCTCtgccattagtcacatggttggagaaggGGATTATGGGATATGAGGCGTGATTTACTGAGGAGAATCTCTCtgccattagtcacatggttggagaagAGGATTATGGGATAGGAGGTCTGGCTGCTGAGGAGAATCTCTCTGCCATTAGTCACATGATTGGAGCAGGGGATTATGGGATAGGAGGCCTGACTGCTGAGAGGGATTTACAAAGTACTTCAGGTACATCCTTGGAGGCACACAGTGAGGTGGACATGAGGAGGAGGCTGGTGGAACCATTAACATTACACTTACACATGTACAACTGCTTTATGGAAATTGGTTGTGAATGTTCTCTCTTTTGGGTTGAAATCTCTTTGAGGCAAGTGATTGCGCCAGGATTTCTGGTCCCAGAGTCGTGGGCACAATACTGTGTGTAGGAACAAATCCACCATTAGGAAACAAGAGAAGGGACAGGCAGTGGTTTAAGAGCACTTTATTGTTCTTAAGGCTACTTTATactttaagtacaaaaaaaaaagaaaaaaagaaatggcccggccaaacttttttttttcctttcagtttcAGTCAAATCGAGGCCACAACAGAAACGCTATTTTACAGATTTACAAACAtggaaatatttggaaaaaagtaaaagtcaTGCAGATTGTTCCTCTGTGGGACTTGTTTGTACGCTGCTCTTCAAGTACAACTCATCTCATAGGCCCAAAGCTGCTTCTCTTGTTCATCTGCACAAACAATAAAGGAGAGAATGGGGGGTAACAGGACCAGGAGGGGTTCCCCAAGATATGGAAGTCAGGGGAGATCTGTGGTCCCAGTCAATGGCAGCTGCTGGGGGGGCAAAAGTGGGCACCCCTAAAACTACAGGCACAGAGCAACTGCTCATTATCCTGTTTTGcaccaaaacactttttttggttaaATCATGAAATAACAGCTCTGTGTCATAAAGCAGCTCATtcaaaatgaaaagagggacaccCCCACCCCTTCCTGGTTTTCATTTGTCAGAATTCCAAATTgtttttgttctctgaacaatGATGTCACAGGTAATAACATCCTGCCAGTTGTAAGCACTTCCTTCCCCAGGTTACAGGCTGGCCTATTGCATCACACAATACAAAGTGTCTGTACAGTTGTGAGTCGTGAGTTGTGTTCTGATTGTGTCACTTGTGCCTAATTGCCTGCAGGGAGTTGCCCATCTCAGATAGGCCAGTCAGGCTACTTTAATAAAGTTACTAGGAAATAGTACAAAACACCACATCCTTTTCTATACAAAAATCCCCCAAAACATGAAATTTGATTTGAGAAAGTCCCATTCTCCCACAGTTCCCATTTCCAGGCACGAGTGACCCCACGTTGAGTAGCCTGTGGCACTACTATGCACTAGCGGGCTGGGAATCCTAAACGCAGTGTTTCCATAGATTAACTGTGTTCCTGCACTTTACTGTATCACAAATACAcataaaatctacaaaaaaaaaaaaaaaagatcaacttTTTCTCTCCAAAcgaaaacagaacaaaaattaaTGATTACAATAAgagaaaggcaaacaattaaatagCTACATTTCATTAACAAATTAATTGTTCttccaaagagaaaaaaaaaaaaacctacaaatttCTCTGTACATACGTTACGCACAGCGTAATGATGGTCTGATagttgtgtatatgtatatatatatatatatatatatatatatatatatatatatatatatatatatatatatatatatatatatatatatatatatatatatatatatatatagtgtgcccTACGGGGAGTAGGGGGTAGATGCCAAGCGTTAACGAGAATGAGGATTGTGAAATGTGTTTTAACCCCAGAGACCCTTTCTTGGTACATCACCTTACGAGCGAGTCTCAGACTCTTTCTGCCAACGTACTAGCTTGAGCCAACACAACGCATTTTGCAACACATCACTGCCCATGCAATACCTGCactctttaaaataaactcagTGGTATATAATGTGCTAAAGTCCCTAAAATGAAGACGTCGGAATGATGCACCGCACACAAGGACTACATTCTAGAAAGCTAAGCAATGAACCAGGTCTACTTTGCCTTTACCTTTGAGTTAAGAATTATTTTCTGCTAAGGGGGCAGGGTCTAACAAGAGGAATGTACACACCCTTGGCTTGGGTTTCCACATAGGGTTAAATAAAATTCCTAATGGCATGACACAGCAGCCCAGTCCGACATGTAACAGAGATTTAGCCGGTTAGATACGGTTCCACTCACAAGCTCACCAAGCGCACACACAAAGGGCACATGAAGTCATTGCTTACCAAGATGAACGCCCAAGCGTCCTGTACCACACATATTCATAGATTAATAAACTGATTAGGATTGGCCTATCCGGAGGCTCGGCCTGGTTACCACGAGAAAACGGTAGCAACCAAACTAAAATCTTATCCAAAGTTAAACTGTGCCAGCAGTAAGTTATTATGTCCAGGACTGAGGAGGTTAAGAAGTGTAGAATAGATACCAGCTATTTTATTTTCCCATAAAGAATGCAGAGTGATCCTGTCGGACCTGTCTGCCAACCAAAACAACACACGCCGCCAGTCTCTGAGAAGATCTGCCGTCCAGTTACGAGAAAGAAGACTGGGAAAGAGGATTCTATGTTCTCTATGTGTGTGCCCTTTCTACAAGGAGAGTCACGTCCCTCGTAACCCCTTCACTTCCATTTCTAGCAGTTTCCTTTCTAAATATTCGCATCTCATGAAAAGTCGGGCAGGCAAACCCCATGCTGGCCCTCCGTAGTGCAAATCAAGACTTAATGATCCTTTTTCAAGTAAATACAAACAAATGTAACTCAACTGGAGAAAGGGAAACACTCACGCCAATAAGCACATAACAAATGCTGGCAAAGAGGGAGAGTCATGGATTGAAGCACTTTCGCAACAGCGTCGCTTCCTgcaaaatgatgatttttttttttctttctcagaaCAGGCGGCAAATCTGCAGTGGAGGTTTCTTTGGTAACAGAGGCAGGACGCCATAGAATATTAGAAAACAATTGTTCCTGCTAGAGAGTAAAGGCATCGGAGAAACGCCAGGTTAAGTATACAAGTTATTAAAGAAAAGCCCAACTTGATGTGCTTCCCCCCGACACTGGTCTGTAGCTCAGTCATATCATGCACTCGCTCTTTAATGGTGCTTTTTCGGAGGTCTCTTTAGGAGAGGACGGATGGGGAGTGATTGTGGTTCATCATATGAGCCGAAGGGGGCGATTGACCTCTTCGTGAGGCAGATTCGGGGCTACTAGGCCCACCATccttggcagctttaatctggaGCCAGGTATCTCCAAGGGCCTTGGCAAAATGGTCATCAACCGAACCGGTGATAGACACAGAATTGGCAACGGGCTCCGGTTCCTTGTAGTTCTTGCCGAGACTTCTGCGAAAGTGCTCTTCCACCACAGGGTCACAGGCAGTCGTAGCTGGAGGAACAGAGAAGGGAAAGTCTCACTGGAACTTTCTAACCACCCAATCATTATTTGCTATTGCTAATCAGGTTCCCTACAGCTGAAGGGAGACATTAAACTACAGTATCACTTGAAAGTGAATAATCAGAACTGGAGCACTAGGGTTTTGCAGGCCCTGCCGTGCCTCTGAATTTGGAATGATTGCACCAGGACTCAATTTGCCAAATTAATAACCTTTTAGAAACTTCACAACTTGCCAGTTTGCATTGCATATTGATCTTCTAATGACTGCACTGCATCAAATATGGATTAGTACCCCTAAAAGCTTGCAACAATCTACCTGCACACCCCGAGATCTCCGGCTGGTACCAGGACTACAGTGTCATCGTGGAataagattttaaaattgaaatgatTAAATGACTTGGAAAACTAGGACAGCAAAAATCAAATCTCTAGAGTGATTGAACCCTGATGGGACacagagacaatacatgatttaAGGAACCATAGAATCTATGGGGCTGGTACTATTGCCTGGCAAGTAATCGGTTGGATTGTCATGTGTTAAACACAAATGTCTCAATCCCCTGTAACAGCAGAAAGTGCACTCACTGTTCGATGGCCGTCGGAAATTGCCTGGCGCAGCAGAGGCACAACCACTGTGGGTGActgtggggcagtgagacagacTGCAGTTGCGGTTACTTGCCGGCGCACACGTAATCACAGAAGGTCGGTTCTGGGAAGGAAGAGAAATTGCCGCCTTAAACCActtgtaattaaaaatatacatttgtttggGACAATGAGTTACAGTCCAACACGTGTATTGGTGGAAATAAAAGCAGTTGCCTCACCTGTTGCCGTTCCATGGGGGGCACAATTCCCATGCTTCGTGAAGCATCCATGCTGTTTTTGGTAAGTGCCAGAGGCTGATCCACCGCCAGGGGTGGGATACCA encodes the following:
- the vgll4.L gene encoding vestigial like family member 4 L homeolog isoform X1 → MICPRPGLRPKQTARREVVSEEPRVGHVTSPAGNWAPGMENPLDVLSRAASLVHADDEKREAALRSDPRVQPLPMSSALSNHRTAPPPISPSKRRFSMDQGDDELECDNDHVSKMSRMFAPHITKSLNGDYRKEHRDRSRSPIERAAAPTMSLHASHLYGIPPLAVDQPLALTKNSMDASRSMGIVPPMERQQNRPSVITCAPASNRNCSLSHCPTVTHSGCASAAPGNFRRPSNTTTACDPVVEEHFRRSLGKNYKEPEPVANSVSITGSVDDHFAKALGDTWLQIKAAKDGGPSSPESASRRGQSPPSAHMMNHNHSPSVLS
- the vgll4.L gene encoding vestigial like family member 4 L homeolog isoform X2 codes for the protein MENPLDVLSRAASLVHADDEKREAALRSDPRVQPLPMSSALSNHRTAPPPISPSKRRFSMDQGDDELECDNDHVSKMSRMFAPHITKSLNGDYRKEHRDRSRSPIERAAAPTMSLHASHLYGIPPLAVDQPLALTKNSMDASRSMGIVPPMERQQNRPSVITCAPASNRNCSLSHCPTVTHSGCASAAPGNFRRPSNTTTACDPVVEEHFRRSLGKNYKEPEPVANSVSITGSVDDHFAKALGDTWLQIKAAKDGGPSSPESASRRGQSPPSAHMMNHNHSPSVLS
- the vgll4.L gene encoding vestigial like family member 4 L homeolog, translating into MLALTMDLLNYQYLHNMNNNNIAILCYEGEAALRSDPRVQPLPMSSALSNHRTAPPPISPSKRRFSMDQGDDELECDNDHVSKMSRMFAPHITKSLNGDYRKEHRDRSRSPIERAAAPTMSLHASHLYGIPPLAVDQPLALTKNSMDASRSMGIVPPMERQQNRPSVITCAPASNRNCSLSHCPTVTHSGCASAAPGNFRRPSNTTTACDPVVEEHFRRSLGKNYKEPEPVANSVSITGSVDDHFAKALGDTWLQIKAAKDGGPSSPESASRRGQSPPSAHMMNHNHSPSVLS